The Melospiza melodia melodia isolate bMelMel2 chromosome 7, bMelMel2.pri, whole genome shotgun sequence genome has a segment encoding these proteins:
- the SUGP2 gene encoding SURP and G-patch domain-containing protein 2 isoform X2: MASRRITRDSFEAVVQDKVKRYRSGAAGDPGHRFPAPSRLPRPRYHESFQHDGRFPPADCQHQDWSQEPGEDYPGESYPEEEYPGDSYPGEDYPGQSYPGPSYRAASPLPRKENYFHGRFSRPAPREREFGQDYRKFGRAAAPSREFGQHPAPRGREYGQQEYRDYGPSPDCWEPGGQRAAGFGSPELLGDFRSPGLMEEEEYGSVEDQEYEAEDGEFRARRGGTGRARGLRGKRLSRGVLKAKVFKGDLKSPLKKWSVKKAQPGLDPKALEQPLEAGEQRPGPLQQHPKLPPHPVAPQRAVLRLPKPAHVFRNLNLDLVDKSDIFSTFGMEIIRWAGFHAVRSDAEFSRLFGALFELETETCAKMLASFKCSLRPEHRDYCFFTIKSLQHAALKTPKVDNEFLNMLLDKGAVKTKNCFFEIIKPFDKYIMRLQDRLLKGVTPLLMACNAYELSLKTSGFGSPREMAGAFETTVSLCRKSLALLGQTFALASGFRQEKILEAVGLQEMAPAPTAFPNFDDSTLFGREYIEHLKAWLDKSGYPIQMRKAGAGAGERLRAASPEARAPQRADRRVLDTIEQLVSSIVAGTLSAKDRNAQKNSPEYWFLSEEDSLEYKYYRLRLSEVQRSSLAGEAAAPEALRAMLYARRVASIKRRLFKRKKPPGLVPARGRKVRRASAGTQTLLSAGTGAKHPEQHLSAGTGVKCSGRNVPAGRGVKHPDKNVPVGAGVKHPDQNLSAGTGVKQPEQNVSAGTGLEQPDQNLAAGTGVKQPEQNLSPGTRLEQPNQNLSAGTGTKHPDQNVSPGTGLEQPHQNLAAGTGVKQPEQNLAAGTGLKHPEQTLPAGTGLEHPHQNIPGAEAGLAQPGPGATCAPQGASSSSQVPVAAEGRADPEGLAADPELPPALASQFADVDAKTMETAEKLARFVAQVGPEIEQFSIDNSADNPELWFLQDQTSPAFKFYRMKVLELCPSITFSPEAAEAARAAGTAPDTEEDDEEEEEEEEEEEEEEEEEEEAEFEPSQADEEDEDDEEAVAAGRRVTELEEEVVSVAGEEVSGGDVQPCGRSDGAVPTLSTQAPPGPGPGARFPRKRVSSKSLRVGLIPAPKRICLVQEPKVHEPVRIAYDRPRGCPVTKKKKKPRALEVPQKRLSPRNVGFQMLQRMGWQEGHGLGTRGRGIREPLHLGATSAGEGLGVAGEENQEDAFDIFRQRMIQMYRQKRANK, translated from the exons ATGGCCTCTCGGAGGATCACCCGCGACTCGTTCGAGGCCGTGGTGCAGGACAAGGTGAAGCGGTACCGGAGCGGTGCCGCGGGGGATCCCGGCCATCGTTTCCCAG ctccctcccggctgccccggccccgctaCCACGAGAGCTTCCAGCACGACGGGCGCTTCCCTCCGGCCGACTGCCAGCACCAGGACTGGAGCCAGGAGCCCGGCGAGGATTACCCCGGGGAGAGCTACCCTGAGGAGGAGTATCCAGGGGACAGCTACCCCGGGGAGGATTACCCCGGGCAGAGCTACCCCGGCCCTTCCTACCGCGCCGCCAGCCCCCTGCCCCGCAAGGAGAATTATTTCCACGGACGCTTctcccgccccgcgccccgcgaGCGGGAGTTTGGCCAGGATTACAGGAAATTTGGCCGTGCGGCCGCCCCCAGCAGGGAGTTTGGGCAGCACCCCGCTCCCCGCGGCCGCGAGTACGGGCAGCAGGAGTACCGGGATTACGGCCCCTCCCCGGATTGCTGGGAGCCTGGCGGGCAGCGCGCGGCGGGGTTCGGCTCCCCAGAGCTCCTGGGGGATTTCAGGTCCCCCGGgctgatggaggaggaggagtacGGCAGCGTGGAGGATCAGGAGTACGAGGCCGAGGACGGCGAGTTCCGGGCGCGCAGGGGAGGCACGGGCAGGGCGAGAGGGCTCAGGGGGAAACGCCTCAGCAGGGGCGTGCTGAAGGCCAAGGTGTTCAAAGGAGACCTCAAAAGCCCCCTCAAGAAGTGGAGTGTGAAGAAGGCGCAGCCGGGCCTGGATCCCAAAGCTCTGGAGCAGCCTCTGGAAGCGGGTGAGCAGAGGCCGGggcccctccagcagcaccccaagcTGCCCCCGCACCCCGTGGCGCCCCAGAGAGCCGTCCTGAGGCTGCCAAAGCCCGCCCACGTCTTCAGGAACCTCAACCTCGACCTGGTGGACAAGTCGGACATCTTCTCCACCTTCGGCATGGAGATCATCAGGTGGGCCGGGTTCCACGCCGTCCGCAGCGACGCCGAGTTCTCGCGGCTCTTCGGGGCCCTCTTCGAGCTGGAGACCGAGACCTGTGCCAAGATGCTGGCCTCCTTCAAGTGCTCCCTGAGGCCCGAGCACAGGGATTACTGCTTCTTCACCATCAAGAGCCTGCAGCACGCCGCCCTGAAAACGCCCAAGGTGGACAACGAGTTCCTGAACATGCTGCTGGACAAGGGCGCCGTGAAAACCAAGAACTGCTtctttgagatcatcaagcccTTCGACAAGTACATCATGAGGCTGCAGGACCGCCTCCTCAAGGGGGTGACCCCTCTGCTGATGGCCTGCAACGCCTACGAGCTGAGCCTCAAAACCAGCGGCTTCGGCAGCCCCCGCGAGATGGCCGGCGCCTTCGAGACCACCGTGTCCCTGTGCAGGaaatccctggccctgctgggccaGACCTTCGCCCTGGCCTCCGGCTTCAGGCAGGAGAAGATCCTGGAGGCCGTGGGGCTGCAGGAGATGGCCCCGGCGCCCACAGCCTTCCCCAACTTCGACGACTCCACGCTCTTTGGCAGGGAGTACATCGAGCACCTgaaggcctggctggacaagagCGGCTACCCCATCCAGATGAgaaaggcaggggcaggagccggGGAGCGGCTCAGAGCAGCCTCCCCCGAGGCCAGAG ccccccagcgAGCTGACAGGAGGGTTCTGGACACCATTGAGCAGCTGGTGAGCAGCATCGTGGCAGGAACTTTGTCTGCCAAGGACAGGAATGCCCAGAAAAACTCTCCTGAATACTG GTTCCTGTCCGAGGAGGACAGCCTGGAGTACAAGTACTACCGGCTGAGGCTGTCGGAGGTGCagaggagcagcctggcaggggaggCAGCAGCCCCCGAGGCCCTGAGGGCCATGCTCTATGCCAGGAGGGTGGCCAGCATCAAAAGGAGACTTTTCAAGAGGAAAAAACCACCTGGGcttgtccctgcccgtggcaggaaGGTGAGGAGGGCGAGCGCTGGCACCCAGACCCTGCTGTCGGCGGGCACAGGAGCGAAGCACCCTGAGCAACACCTGTCAGCTGGCACGGGAGTGAAATGTTCAGGCAGAAATGTTCCAGCTGGCAGGGGAGTGAAACACCCAGACAAAAATGTTCCAGTGGGCGCAGGAGTGAAACACCCAGACCAAAATCTGTCAGCTGGCACAGGAGTGAAACAGCCAGAGCAAAATGTGTCAG ctggcacagggctggaacagccagACCAAAACCTTGCAGCTGGCACAGGAGTGAAGCAGCCAGAGCAAAACCTGTCACCTGGCACAAGGCTGGAGCAGCCAAACCAGAATTTGTCAGCTGGCACAGGAACGAAACACCCTGACCAAAATGTGTcacctggcacagggctggagcagccacaCCAAAACCTTGCAGCTGGCACAGGAGTGAAACAGCCAGAGCAGAACCTTGCAGCTGGCACGGGGCTCAAACACCCAGAGCAAACCCTCCCAGCTGGCACGGGGCTGGAGCACCCACACCAAAACATTCCAGGTGCAGAGGCTGgcctggcccagcctggccccggtgccacctgtgccccacaaggtgccagcagcagctcccaggtgcCCGTGGCAGCAGAGGGAAGAGCAGATCCTGAGGGTTTGGCAGCAGATCCCGAGCTCCCCCCAGCACTGGCATCACAGTTTGCTGATG TGGATGCCAAAACCATGGAGACTGCGGAGAAGCTGGCCAGGTTTGTGGCTCAGGTAGGGCCGGAGATTGAGCAGTTCAGCATTGACAACAGTGCAGACAACCCCGAGCTCTG GTTCCTGCAGGACCAAACCAGCCCCGCCTTCAAATTCTACCGCATGAAAGTGCTGGAGCTGTGTCCCTCCATCACcttcagccccgaggctgccgaGGCTGCCcgagctgcagggacagccccggaCACCGAGGAGGAcgacgaggaagaggaggaggaagaggaagaagaagaggaggaagaagaagaagaggaagaagcagAGTTTGAACCCTCCCAAgctgatgaggaggatgaggatgatgaggaggccGTGGCAGCAGGTAGAAGGGTGACAGAGCTAGAGGAAGAAGTGGTGTCCGTGGCAGGAGAGGAGGTATCAGGAGGTGACGTGCAGCCCTGCGGCCGCTCTGACGGCGCTGTCCCAACTCTGTCGACACAGGCACCCCCCGGCCCGGGCCCCGGCGCGCGCTTCCCCCGCAAACGCGTCAGCTCCAAGTCGCTGAGGGTGGGCCTGATCCCGGCCCCAAAAAGGATCTGCCTCGTCCAGGAGCCCAAAG TGCATGAACCTGTCAGGATTGCTTATGACAGACCCCGGGGCTGCCCtgtcacaaagaaaaaaaag
- the SUGP2 gene encoding SURP and G-patch domain-containing protein 2 isoform X1, translating to MASRRITRDSFEAVVQDKVKRYRSGAAGDPGHRFPAPSRLPRPRYHESFQHDGRFPPADCQHQDWSQEPGEDYPGESYPEEEYPGDSYPGEDYPGQSYPGPSYRAASPLPRKENYFHGRFSRPAPREREFGQDYRKFGRAAAPSREFGQHPAPRGREYGQQEYRDYGPSPDCWEPGGQRAAGFGSPELLGDFRSPGLMEEEEYGSVEDQEYEAEDGEFRARRGGTGRARGLRGKRLSRGVLKAKVFKGDLKSPLKKWSVKKAQPGLDPKALEQPLEAGEQRPGPLQQHPKLPPHPVAPQRAVLRLPKPAHVFRNLNLDLVDKSDIFSTFGMEIIRWAGFHAVRSDAEFSRLFGALFELETETCAKMLASFKCSLRPEHRDYCFFTIKSLQHAALKTPKVDNEFLNMLLDKGAVKTKNCFFEIIKPFDKYIMRLQDRLLKGVTPLLMACNAYELSLKTSGFGSPREMAGAFETTVSLCRKSLALLGQTFALASGFRQEKILEAVGLQEMAPAPTAFPNFDDSTLFGREYIEHLKAWLDKSGYPIQMRKAGAGAGERLRAASPEARAPQRADRRVLDTIEQLVSSIVAGTLSAKDRNAQKNSPEYWFLSEEDSLEYKYYRLRLSEVQRSSLAGEAAAPEALRAMLYARRVASIKRRLFKRKKPPGLVPARGRKVRRASAGTQTLLSAGTGAKHPEQHLSAGTGVKCSGRNVPAGRGVKHPDKNVPVGAGVKHPDQNLSAGTGVKQPEQNVSGGTGVKQAEQNVSGGTGLEQPDRNVPAGTGLEQPDQNLAAGTGVKQPEQNLSPGTRLEQPNQNLSAGTGTKHPDQNVSPGTGLEQPHQNLAAGTGVKQPEQNLAAGTGLKHPEQTLPAGTGLEHPHQNIPGAEAGLAQPGPGATCAPQGASSSSQVPVAAEGRADPEGLAADPELPPALASQFADVDAKTMETAEKLARFVAQVGPEIEQFSIDNSADNPELWFLQDQTSPAFKFYRMKVLELCPSITFSPEAAEAARAAGTAPDTEEDDEEEEEEEEEEEEEEEEEEEAEFEPSQADEEDEDDEEAVAAGRRVTELEEEVVSVAGEEVSGGDVQPCGRSDGAVPTLSTQAPPGPGPGARFPRKRVSSKSLRVGLIPAPKRICLVQEPKVHEPVRIAYDRPRGCPVTKKKKKPRALEVPQKRLSPRNVGFQMLQRMGWQEGHGLGTRGRGIREPLHLGATSAGEGLGVAGEENQEDAFDIFRQRMIQMYRQKRANK from the exons ATGGCCTCTCGGAGGATCACCCGCGACTCGTTCGAGGCCGTGGTGCAGGACAAGGTGAAGCGGTACCGGAGCGGTGCCGCGGGGGATCCCGGCCATCGTTTCCCAG ctccctcccggctgccccggccccgctaCCACGAGAGCTTCCAGCACGACGGGCGCTTCCCTCCGGCCGACTGCCAGCACCAGGACTGGAGCCAGGAGCCCGGCGAGGATTACCCCGGGGAGAGCTACCCTGAGGAGGAGTATCCAGGGGACAGCTACCCCGGGGAGGATTACCCCGGGCAGAGCTACCCCGGCCCTTCCTACCGCGCCGCCAGCCCCCTGCCCCGCAAGGAGAATTATTTCCACGGACGCTTctcccgccccgcgccccgcgaGCGGGAGTTTGGCCAGGATTACAGGAAATTTGGCCGTGCGGCCGCCCCCAGCAGGGAGTTTGGGCAGCACCCCGCTCCCCGCGGCCGCGAGTACGGGCAGCAGGAGTACCGGGATTACGGCCCCTCCCCGGATTGCTGGGAGCCTGGCGGGCAGCGCGCGGCGGGGTTCGGCTCCCCAGAGCTCCTGGGGGATTTCAGGTCCCCCGGgctgatggaggaggaggagtacGGCAGCGTGGAGGATCAGGAGTACGAGGCCGAGGACGGCGAGTTCCGGGCGCGCAGGGGAGGCACGGGCAGGGCGAGAGGGCTCAGGGGGAAACGCCTCAGCAGGGGCGTGCTGAAGGCCAAGGTGTTCAAAGGAGACCTCAAAAGCCCCCTCAAGAAGTGGAGTGTGAAGAAGGCGCAGCCGGGCCTGGATCCCAAAGCTCTGGAGCAGCCTCTGGAAGCGGGTGAGCAGAGGCCGGggcccctccagcagcaccccaagcTGCCCCCGCACCCCGTGGCGCCCCAGAGAGCCGTCCTGAGGCTGCCAAAGCCCGCCCACGTCTTCAGGAACCTCAACCTCGACCTGGTGGACAAGTCGGACATCTTCTCCACCTTCGGCATGGAGATCATCAGGTGGGCCGGGTTCCACGCCGTCCGCAGCGACGCCGAGTTCTCGCGGCTCTTCGGGGCCCTCTTCGAGCTGGAGACCGAGACCTGTGCCAAGATGCTGGCCTCCTTCAAGTGCTCCCTGAGGCCCGAGCACAGGGATTACTGCTTCTTCACCATCAAGAGCCTGCAGCACGCCGCCCTGAAAACGCCCAAGGTGGACAACGAGTTCCTGAACATGCTGCTGGACAAGGGCGCCGTGAAAACCAAGAACTGCTtctttgagatcatcaagcccTTCGACAAGTACATCATGAGGCTGCAGGACCGCCTCCTCAAGGGGGTGACCCCTCTGCTGATGGCCTGCAACGCCTACGAGCTGAGCCTCAAAACCAGCGGCTTCGGCAGCCCCCGCGAGATGGCCGGCGCCTTCGAGACCACCGTGTCCCTGTGCAGGaaatccctggccctgctgggccaGACCTTCGCCCTGGCCTCCGGCTTCAGGCAGGAGAAGATCCTGGAGGCCGTGGGGCTGCAGGAGATGGCCCCGGCGCCCACAGCCTTCCCCAACTTCGACGACTCCACGCTCTTTGGCAGGGAGTACATCGAGCACCTgaaggcctggctggacaagagCGGCTACCCCATCCAGATGAgaaaggcaggggcaggagccggGGAGCGGCTCAGAGCAGCCTCCCCCGAGGCCAGAG ccccccagcgAGCTGACAGGAGGGTTCTGGACACCATTGAGCAGCTGGTGAGCAGCATCGTGGCAGGAACTTTGTCTGCCAAGGACAGGAATGCCCAGAAAAACTCTCCTGAATACTG GTTCCTGTCCGAGGAGGACAGCCTGGAGTACAAGTACTACCGGCTGAGGCTGTCGGAGGTGCagaggagcagcctggcaggggaggCAGCAGCCCCCGAGGCCCTGAGGGCCATGCTCTATGCCAGGAGGGTGGCCAGCATCAAAAGGAGACTTTTCAAGAGGAAAAAACCACCTGGGcttgtccctgcccgtggcaggaaGGTGAGGAGGGCGAGCGCTGGCACCCAGACCCTGCTGTCGGCGGGCACAGGAGCGAAGCACCCTGAGCAACACCTGTCAGCTGGCACGGGAGTGAAATGTTCAGGCAGAAATGTTCCAGCTGGCAGGGGAGTGAAACACCCAGACAAAAATGTTCCAGTGGGCGCAGGAGTGAAACACCCAGACCAAAATCTGTCAGCTGGCACAGGAGTGAAACAGCCAGAGCAAAATGTGTCAGGTGGCACAGGAGTGAAACAGGCAGAGCAGAATGTGTCaggtggcacagggctggaacagccagACAGAAATGTtccagctggcacagggctggaacagccagACCAAAACCTTGCAGCTGGCACAGGAGTGAAGCAGCCAGAGCAAAACCTGTCACCTGGCACAAGGCTGGAGCAGCCAAACCAGAATTTGTCAGCTGGCACAGGAACGAAACACCCTGACCAAAATGTGTcacctggcacagggctggagcagccacaCCAAAACCTTGCAGCTGGCACAGGAGTGAAACAGCCAGAGCAGAACCTTGCAGCTGGCACGGGGCTCAAACACCCAGAGCAAACCCTCCCAGCTGGCACGGGGCTGGAGCACCCACACCAAAACATTCCAGGTGCAGAGGCTGgcctggcccagcctggccccggtgccacctgtgccccacaaggtgccagcagcagctcccaggtgcCCGTGGCAGCAGAGGGAAGAGCAGATCCTGAGGGTTTGGCAGCAGATCCCGAGCTCCCCCCAGCACTGGCATCACAGTTTGCTGATG TGGATGCCAAAACCATGGAGACTGCGGAGAAGCTGGCCAGGTTTGTGGCTCAGGTAGGGCCGGAGATTGAGCAGTTCAGCATTGACAACAGTGCAGACAACCCCGAGCTCTG GTTCCTGCAGGACCAAACCAGCCCCGCCTTCAAATTCTACCGCATGAAAGTGCTGGAGCTGTGTCCCTCCATCACcttcagccccgaggctgccgaGGCTGCCcgagctgcagggacagccccggaCACCGAGGAGGAcgacgaggaagaggaggaggaagaggaagaagaagaggaggaagaagaagaagaggaagaagcagAGTTTGAACCCTCCCAAgctgatgaggaggatgaggatgatgaggaggccGTGGCAGCAGGTAGAAGGGTGACAGAGCTAGAGGAAGAAGTGGTGTCCGTGGCAGGAGAGGAGGTATCAGGAGGTGACGTGCAGCCCTGCGGCCGCTCTGACGGCGCTGTCCCAACTCTGTCGACACAGGCACCCCCCGGCCCGGGCCCCGGCGCGCGCTTCCCCCGCAAACGCGTCAGCTCCAAGTCGCTGAGGGTGGGCCTGATCCCGGCCCCAAAAAGGATCTGCCTCGTCCAGGAGCCCAAAG TGCATGAACCTGTCAGGATTGCTTATGACAGACCCCGGGGCTGCCCtgtcacaaagaaaaaaaag
- the ARMC6 gene encoding armadillo repeat-containing protein 6 isoform X1: protein MGSKQIAQETFDEAVQENITEFEMEPEEAVREAVLQFEAQGVDLSNIVKAVRPPASENGQRQKHQILLTLESLAGAVAEQDVAQLPQQLAALAAQCKEQLAFRCLAGRHGAYAAVLSACRLAAGHRELLLQGLAALAALLDGQPDLLDAAGRELLLQSLRERRGDAEVTLAGIRCVRHACLKHEHNRQAFVRGGVLPALTGAITGALARHGGAAELVRTAASALRVMTFDDDIRVPFGHAHDHAKMIVLENDGLRVLIEAAKAFRDNSAVLSELCATLSRLSVRNEFCQEIVDLGGLNFMVTLLADCMEHADVVKQVLSAIRALAGNDDVKDAIVDAGATELIVLAISHHLGNPQICEQGCAALCMLALRKPENCSVIMEGGGALAALQAMKAHPREVAVQKQACMLIRNLVSRSRELCGPILALGAEVLIAEARAAHRDCDDVARAALRDLGCQVELRELWTGQRGGLAQ from the exons ATGGGCTCTAAGCAGATCGCCCAGGAGACGTTCGATGAGGCGGTGCAGGAGAACATCACCGAGTTCGAGATGGAGCCCGAGGAGGCTGTGAGAGAAGCCGTGCTGCAGTTCGAGGCCCAAG gTGTGGACCTGAGCAATATTGTGAAGGCTGTGCGACCTCCTGCCTCTGAGAACGGGCAAAGGCAAAAGCACCAAATCCTGCTG ACCCTGGAGAGCCTGGCCGGGGCCGTGGCAGAGCAGGACGTGGCCCAGCTGCCGCAGCAgctggcggcgctggcggcgcAGTGCAAGGAGCAGCTGGCCTTCCGCTGCCTGGCCGGCCGCCACGGCGCCTACGCCGCGGTGCTGTCGGCCTGCCGGCTGGCcgcagggcacagggagctgctgctgcagggcctggcCGCGCTGGCCGCCCTGCTGGACGGGCAGCCGGACCTGCTGGACGCGGCGGggcgggagctgctgctgcagagcctgcGGGAGCGGCGCGGCGACGCCGAGGTGACGCTGGCCGGGATCCGCTGCGTGCGCCACGCCTGCCTCAAGCACGAGCACAACCGGCAGGCCTTCGTGCGGGGCGGCGTGCTGCCCGCGCTCACCGGGGCCATCACCGGGGCCCTCGCCCGGCACGGCGGCGCCGCCGAGCTCGTCAGGACCGCCGCCTCGGCCCTCAGGGTCATGACCTTCGACGATGACATCCGAGTGCCCTTCGGGCACGCCCATGACCACGCCAAGATGATCGTGCTGGAGAACGACGGGCTGAGAGTCCTCATCGAGGCTGCTAAAG CCTTCAGGGATAACTCTGCGGTTCTCAGCGAGCTCTGCGCCACCCTCTCCCGCCTCTCCGTCAGGAACGAGTTCTGCCAGGAGATCGTGGACCTGGGGGGCCTGAACTTCATGGTGACTCTGCTGGCTGACTGCATGGAGCACGCT GACGTGGTGAAGCAGGTGCTCAGCGCCATCCGCGCCTTGGCCGGCAATGACGACGTCAAGGACGCCATCGTGGACGCCGGGGCCACCGAGCTCATCGTGCTGGCCATCAGCCACCACCTGGGCAACCCTCAG ATCTGCGAGCAGGGCTGCGCTGCCCTGTGCATGCTAGCCCTGCGCAAGCCCGAGAACTGCAGCGTCATCATGGAGGGCGGCGGggccctggctgccctgcaggccaTGAAGGCTCACCCGCGGGAGGTGGCTGTGCAG AAGCAGGCGTGCATGCTGATCCGGAACCTGGTGTCGCGCAGCCGGGAGCTGTGCGGGCCCATCCTGGCGCTGGGGGCCGAGGTGCTGATCGCCGAGGCGCGCGCCGCCCACCGCGACTGCGACGACGTGGCCAGGGCCGCGCTCAGGGACCTGGGCTGCCAGGTGGAGCTGCGGGAGCTCTGGACGGGCCAGAGGGGCGGCCTGGCTCAGTGA
- the ARMC6 gene encoding armadillo repeat-containing protein 6 isoform X2, with amino-acid sequence MGSKQIAQETFDEAVQENITEFEMEPEEAVREAVLQFEAQGVDLSNIVKAVRPPASENGQRQKHQILLTLESLAGAVAEQDVAQLPQQLAALAAQCKEQLAFRCLAGRHGAYAAVLSACRLAAGHRELLLQGLAALAALLDGQPDLLDAAGRELLLQSLRERRGDAEVTLAGIRCVRHACLKHEHNRQAFVRGGVLPALTGAITGALARHGGAAELVRTAASALRVMTFDDDIRVPFGHAHDHAKMIVLENDGLRVLIEAAKAFRDNSAVLSELCATLSRLSVRNEFCQEIVDLGGLNFMVTLLADCMEHADVVKQVLSAIRALAGNDDVKDAIVDAGATELIVLAISHHLGNPQICEQGCAALCMLALRKPENCSVIMEGGGALAALQAMKAHPREVAVQKQACMLIRNLVSRSREP; translated from the exons ATGGGCTCTAAGCAGATCGCCCAGGAGACGTTCGATGAGGCGGTGCAGGAGAACATCACCGAGTTCGAGATGGAGCCCGAGGAGGCTGTGAGAGAAGCCGTGCTGCAGTTCGAGGCCCAAG gTGTGGACCTGAGCAATATTGTGAAGGCTGTGCGACCTCCTGCCTCTGAGAACGGGCAAAGGCAAAAGCACCAAATCCTGCTG ACCCTGGAGAGCCTGGCCGGGGCCGTGGCAGAGCAGGACGTGGCCCAGCTGCCGCAGCAgctggcggcgctggcggcgcAGTGCAAGGAGCAGCTGGCCTTCCGCTGCCTGGCCGGCCGCCACGGCGCCTACGCCGCGGTGCTGTCGGCCTGCCGGCTGGCcgcagggcacagggagctgctgctgcagggcctggcCGCGCTGGCCGCCCTGCTGGACGGGCAGCCGGACCTGCTGGACGCGGCGGggcgggagctgctgctgcagagcctgcGGGAGCGGCGCGGCGACGCCGAGGTGACGCTGGCCGGGATCCGCTGCGTGCGCCACGCCTGCCTCAAGCACGAGCACAACCGGCAGGCCTTCGTGCGGGGCGGCGTGCTGCCCGCGCTCACCGGGGCCATCACCGGGGCCCTCGCCCGGCACGGCGGCGCCGCCGAGCTCGTCAGGACCGCCGCCTCGGCCCTCAGGGTCATGACCTTCGACGATGACATCCGAGTGCCCTTCGGGCACGCCCATGACCACGCCAAGATGATCGTGCTGGAGAACGACGGGCTGAGAGTCCTCATCGAGGCTGCTAAAG CCTTCAGGGATAACTCTGCGGTTCTCAGCGAGCTCTGCGCCACCCTCTCCCGCCTCTCCGTCAGGAACGAGTTCTGCCAGGAGATCGTGGACCTGGGGGGCCTGAACTTCATGGTGACTCTGCTGGCTGACTGCATGGAGCACGCT GACGTGGTGAAGCAGGTGCTCAGCGCCATCCGCGCCTTGGCCGGCAATGACGACGTCAAGGACGCCATCGTGGACGCCGGGGCCACCGAGCTCATCGTGCTGGCCATCAGCCACCACCTGGGCAACCCTCAG ATCTGCGAGCAGGGCTGCGCTGCCCTGTGCATGCTAGCCCTGCGCAAGCCCGAGAACTGCAGCGTCATCATGGAGGGCGGCGGggccctggctgccctgcaggccaTGAAGGCTCACCCGCGGGAGGTGGCTGTGCAG AAGCAGGCGTGCATGCTGATCCGGAACCTGGTGTCGCGCAGCCGAGAGCCGTGA